From Scleropages formosus chromosome 1, fSclFor1.1, whole genome shotgun sequence, a single genomic window includes:
- the LOC108933075 gene encoding B- and T-lymphocyte attenuator-like — translation MTSPGTGSSLVLLSLTMLVTSAQGKEDDCQPEVRVARNTAVPALETKTLTIYCPFKDCGMEANVTWCKVDHAALCKPLHQFHHVKLELTKDEKDTHTNILALTFTNLTLEDNGLYRCQLSTDGKTMSTVSHSINVSVTSSSVCCTTVSTGNVTRNQTEKMVTGNWPTNPQWPPYIYICLGIAGFVAMVVVISFLSMRWCEASKHSAKAEKPQSQHTVPLASYQASPRPTLPNRPRSLRTNPVRYSDESTGNNHFDRKASRNKRGPTGGAQPAGSSVPGQVAVTVDKCGLHDDCSEGADPEPSVIVYAALNHKATRDSPVASRTVAFEEQHSEYAAIRVT, via the exons ATGACGAGTCCCGGGACTGGCAGCAGCTTGGTGCTGCTCTCCCTGACAATGCTGGTAACTAGTGCCCAAG GAAAAGAAGATGACTGTCAGCCGGAGGTTCGAGTCGCACGAAACACTGCAGTGCCCGCTCTGGAAACGAAAACCCTGACAATTTACTGTCCGTTTAAAGACTGTGGGATGGAAGCTAATGTTACTTGGTGTAAAGTTGACCATGCAGCGCTCTGCAAGCCCCTACACCAGTTTCATCACGTCAAACTTGAATTGACGAAGGATGAAAAAGATACTCATACAAACATCTTAGCACTGACCTTTACCAATCTCACCTTGGAGGATAATGGACTGTACAGGTGTCAACTTTCCACTGATGGAAAAACAATGTCCACTGTATCACATTCCATTAATGTCTCAGTCACAT CTTCCAGTGTCTGCTGTACAACTGTGTCAACTGGCAACGTAACAA GAAATCAAACGGAGAAGATGGTAACAGGAAACTGGCCAACCAATCCACAGTGGCCGCCTTATATCTACATCTGCCTTGGTATAGCAGGCTTTGTTGCCATGGTAGTGGTCATTTCCTTCTTGAGCATGAGGTGGTGTGAAG CATCAAAGCACTcagcaaaagcagaaaaaccACAGAGTCAG CACACTGTGCCTCTGGCCTCTTACCAAGCGTCCCCGCGGCCCACTCTCCCTAACCGGCCTAGAAGCCTTCGTACCAATCCGGTCAGATACTCCGATGAGTCCACTGGCAACAACCACTTTGACAGGAAGGCATCTCGAAACAAACGTGGGCCAACGGGTGGAGCGCAGCCTGCTGGGAGCAGTGTACCTGGGCAGGTAGCTGTAACAGTGGACAAATGTGGTCTCCATGACGACTGCAGCGAGGGCGCTGACCCAGAGCCCAGCGTCATTGTGTATGCAGCTCTCAATCACAAGGCCACCCGGGACAGCCCTGTCGCCAGCCGTACCGTGGCCTTCGAGGAGCAGCACTCGGAATATGCTGCCATTCGGGTCACCTGA